One genomic window of Halolamina sediminis includes the following:
- a CDS encoding pentapeptide repeat-containing protein: MRGDCSYTFDPDSASRSADRDSSLTEPWSCPHDAHDESEYCVVHMPPEEREERGVDDRDVAAAVERTAESAGRERKQLIGGNFADLDLSYLVVETGDQFPLDLRHATVSGTLSLATAEFRQPLDLRHASIGDVAFEEAVFRESVDVSDATVEGEFDAAHATFAGDVDLIGTHFEGAVSLEEGRFHGDTCLRFTEYDEPAVFDGVEFRGDANLLDDDACLEEAVFHDRASFRKAEFRYADFVGATFEGVADFDEATFTGDGEFRETRFEADASFRGVEFRGDTNVEIDDADFSGAAFGGDADFTNGQFALGNFAGATFAGETLFTEAAFDEDADFRGVAFESDLDFTEARFREDADLSGVTVGGEATFRGVEFRGGDNVDDDDVSFEGAAFAGPVDFHAAEFRYADFRSVEFESTAAFVAATFAGDARFADATFADAIEFEEARFQDDVDFAAVDVGGDASFRGAEFHGGARIRTDDLRFTDATFAGDVTFERAAFRSANFEDVAVAGDADFDEAVFDGELTLTGASFDGALVFAEARCNADVALDEVTVGGSANFEGVEFRGGDNARDDDVTFANTTFAADATFENAAFEYAEFSGAAFGDDAVFQNVRFGQDTYFEGVEFRGDVDLNETRYGEDASFEGATFAGEVCFRGAEFHGGDNVEEDDVRFVDATFESHVDFEGAQFRYVDFTRATFHAAADFEDTVYEAGAVFESVRFDAGVWFTEARFRNDASFEGVTVQGDWDGDEVWYTESPPEEEIGGQRDPEACFRGVEFHGGDNVDEDDARFVDAAFAVPATFHRGQFRSANFEGVEFGAPADCSFAEFGRHANFRDARFDASADFDEVRYESDVCFAAATFEGPARFRGSEFTGGAYTVEDADFEGVGFRDDVTFSYTEFRQASFADAAFEATTEFTETAFSDTVTFEGATFDGEASFAEATFEDTLDASETVFGDDARFVKAVFEDETTFEGARFEGPAAFAATEFQATANMHEDDANFRAAAFEAEANFAQSRFEYATFAQTTFDAGATFRRVVFKQSATFRPRTSDGEPTLLSFNRAVVGGGVLGQTEDSVAFYDFTGGEIHDVRLDDSHCEHPLFDHFRFCNTDFVGFDFSAHKAHLARNNWVIHEFAADPSLLPTGEAATITDPATLENTYMKAKKCAKADGDTKAAAEFFLREMTYRRKKHWHVAFGSDDDETASSARRDVDVATIASDLNDRTRVTTRLKAFGKWAGNTTLYQTCGYGERLWRIVYISTIAVVFWGILYTLTATTTSETGTLQGIEDAGHLASVDGLLVIAENLYFSTATFITLEYVGSPSSELTRWLASMEAYFGALLIALVVFVLGRRVAR; this comes from the coding sequence ATGCGCGGGGACTGCTCGTACACGTTCGACCCGGATTCGGCATCACGGTCCGCCGACCGTGACAGTTCACTCACCGAACCGTGGTCCTGTCCCCACGACGCACACGACGAGAGCGAGTACTGCGTGGTCCACATGCCGCCCGAGGAGCGCGAGGAGCGCGGCGTCGACGACCGCGATGTGGCAGCAGCCGTCGAACGCACGGCGGAGTCGGCAGGGCGCGAGCGGAAACAGCTGATCGGCGGGAACTTCGCGGATCTGGATCTCTCGTATCTGGTGGTGGAGACGGGCGACCAGTTCCCGCTCGACCTCCGGCACGCGACCGTCTCCGGGACGCTGTCGTTGGCGACGGCGGAGTTCCGTCAGCCGCTTGACCTCCGGCACGCCTCGATCGGGGACGTGGCGTTCGAGGAGGCCGTGTTCCGGGAGTCCGTCGACGTCTCCGACGCGACGGTCGAGGGGGAGTTCGACGCCGCACACGCGACGTTCGCGGGGGACGTGGACCTGATCGGCACCCACTTCGAGGGCGCCGTCTCGCTGGAGGAGGGACGGTTCCACGGCGACACCTGCCTCCGGTTCACCGAGTACGACGAGCCCGCCGTCTTCGACGGGGTCGAGTTCCGCGGCGACGCCAACCTGCTCGACGACGACGCCTGTCTCGAGGAGGCCGTGTTCCACGACCGCGCCTCTTTCCGGAAGGCGGAGTTCCGGTACGCCGACTTCGTCGGCGCCACTTTCGAGGGGGTCGCCGACTTCGACGAGGCGACGTTCACCGGCGACGGCGAGTTCCGGGAGACGCGGTTCGAGGCCGACGCCTCGTTCCGCGGGGTCGAGTTCCGCGGGGACACGAACGTCGAGATCGACGACGCGGACTTCAGCGGCGCGGCGTTCGGCGGCGACGCCGACTTCACCAACGGGCAGTTCGCCCTCGGGAACTTCGCGGGGGCGACGTTCGCCGGCGAGACGCTGTTCACCGAGGCCGCGTTCGACGAGGACGCCGACTTCCGCGGGGTCGCGTTCGAGAGCGACCTCGACTTCACGGAGGCGCGGTTCCGCGAGGACGCCGATCTCTCGGGCGTCACCGTCGGCGGCGAGGCCACGTTCCGCGGGGTCGAGTTCCGCGGCGGCGACAACGTCGACGACGACGACGTGAGTTTCGAGGGCGCCGCCTTCGCGGGCCCCGTCGACTTCCACGCCGCCGAGTTCCGGTACGCCGACTTCCGGTCGGTCGAGTTCGAATCGACGGCGGCGTTCGTGGCGGCGACGTTCGCTGGCGACGCGCGGTTTGCGGACGCGACGTTCGCCGACGCGATCGAGTTCGAGGAGGCCCGCTTCCAGGACGACGTCGACTTCGCCGCCGTCGACGTCGGCGGCGACGCCTCGTTCCGGGGCGCGGAGTTCCACGGTGGGGCGCGGATCCGGACCGACGACCTGCGCTTTACCGACGCGACGTTCGCGGGCGACGTGACGTTCGAGCGGGCGGCGTTCCGATCCGCCAACTTCGAGGACGTCGCAGTCGCCGGCGACGCCGACTTCGACGAGGCGGTGTTCGACGGGGAGTTGACGCTGACGGGCGCGTCGTTCGACGGGGCGCTCGTGTTCGCCGAGGCGCGGTGTAACGCCGACGTGGCGCTGGACGAGGTGACCGTCGGCGGCTCCGCGAACTTCGAGGGCGTCGAGTTCCGCGGCGGCGACAACGCCCGCGACGACGACGTAACGTTCGCGAACACCACGTTCGCGGCCGATGCCACGTTCGAGAACGCCGCCTTCGAGTACGCGGAGTTCTCCGGCGCCGCCTTCGGCGACGACGCCGTCTTTCAGAACGTCCGGTTCGGACAGGACACGTACTTCGAGGGCGTCGAGTTCCGGGGCGACGTGGACCTGAACGAGACGCGCTACGGGGAGGACGCCTCCTTCGAGGGGGCGACGTTCGCGGGCGAGGTCTGCTTCCGCGGCGCGGAGTTCCACGGCGGCGACAACGTCGAAGAAGACGACGTGCGCTTCGTCGACGCCACGTTCGAGAGCCACGTCGACTTCGAGGGTGCACAGTTCCGCTACGTCGACTTCACGAGGGCGACGTTCCACGCGGCGGCCGACTTCGAGGACACCGTCTACGAGGCGGGTGCCGTGTTCGAGTCGGTCAGGTTCGACGCCGGCGTCTGGTTCACGGAGGCACGATTCCGCAACGACGCCTCCTTCGAGGGGGTGACCGTGCAGGGCGACTGGGACGGCGACGAGGTCTGGTACACGGAGTCGCCGCCGGAGGAGGAGATCGGCGGCCAGCGCGATCCCGAGGCGTGTTTCCGCGGGGTGGAGTTCCACGGCGGCGACAACGTCGACGAGGACGACGCCCGGTTCGTCGACGCCGCGTTCGCGGTGCCGGCGACGTTCCACCGCGGCCAGTTCCGGTCGGCGAACTTCGAGGGCGTCGAGTTCGGAGCGCCGGCGGACTGTTCGTTCGCCGAGTTCGGCCGCCACGCCAACTTCCGCGACGCCCGCTTCGACGCCAGCGCCGACTTCGACGAGGTCCGCTACGAGAGCGACGTCTGTTTCGCGGCGGCGACGTTCGAGGGGCCCGCACGGTTCCGCGGCAGCGAGTTCACCGGCGGCGCCTACACCGTCGAGGACGCCGACTTCGAGGGCGTGGGGTTCCGGGACGACGTGACGTTCAGCTACACCGAGTTCAGACAGGCGAGCTTCGCCGACGCCGCGTTCGAGGCGACCACCGAGTTCACGGAGACAGCGTTCTCGGACACGGTGACGTTCGAGGGGGCGACGTTCGACGGCGAGGCCTCGTTCGCCGAGGCGACGTTCGAGGACACGCTCGACGCCTCCGAGACGGTGTTCGGCGACGACGCTCGCTTCGTGAAGGCCGTGTTCGAGGACGAGACGACGTTCGAGGGCGCGCGGTTCGAGGGGCCAGCGGCGTTCGCCGCCACCGAATTTCAGGCGACGGCGAACATGCACGAGGACGACGCCAACTTCCGGGCGGCGGCGTTCGAGGCCGAGGCGAACTTCGCCCAGAGTCGCTTCGAGTACGCGACGTTCGCCCAGACGACGTTCGACGCCGGCGCGACGTTCAGACGCGTCGTGTTCAAGCAGTCGGCGACGTTCCGGCCCCGCACCAGCGACGGCGAGCCGACGCTGCTCTCGTTCAACCGCGCGGTGGTCGGCGGCGGAGTGCTCGGGCAGACCGAGGACAGCGTCGCGTTCTACGACTTCACCGGCGGCGAGATCCACGACGTTCGACTCGACGACAGCCACTGCGAGCATCCGCTGTTCGACCACTTCCGGTTCTGCAACACCGACTTCGTGGGGTTCGACTTCAGCGCCCACAAGGCCCACCTCGCACGGAACAACTGGGTGATCCACGAGTTCGCCGCCGACCCGTCGCTGCTACCCACGGGCGAGGCAGCGACGATCACCGACCCGGCGACGCTGGAGAACACGTACATGAAGGCCAAGAAGTGCGCGAAGGCCGACGGCGACACCAAAGCCGCCGCGGAGTTCTTCCTCCGGGAGATGACGTACCGGCGGAAGAAACACTGGCACGTCGCCTTCGGGAGCGACGACGACGAGACGGCGAGTTCCGCCCGTCGGGACGTCGACGTCGCGACCATCGCGAGCGACCTGAACGACCGGACCCGGGTCACGACCCGGCTCAAGGCGTTCGGCAAGTGGGCGGGCAACACCACCCTCTACCAGACGTGTGGCTACGGGGAGCGCCTCTGGCGGATCGTCTACATCTCCACGATCGCCGTCGTGTTCTGGGGGATCCTCTACACCCTCACCGCGACCACCACGTCGGAGACGGGGACGCTCCAGGGGATCGAGGACGCCGGCCACCTAGCGTCGGTCGACGGACTACTCGTGATCGCGGAGAACCTCTACTTCTCGACGGCGACGTTCATCACGCTCGAGTACGTCGGCTCGCCCTCGAGCGAGCTCACGCGCTGGCTCGCGAGCATGGAGGCGTACTTCGGCGCGCTGCTGATCGCGCTCGTCGTGTTCGTCCTCGGCCGGCGCGTGGCCCGGTAA
- the prs gene encoding ribose-phosphate diphosphokinase: MILPGSHSQSLSARLAAATDHDLARVTYDQFPDGERCTALMEADADALAGEHAVVVASTLTSDAHLELLQLQDAAREAGATEVTTVLPYMGYGRQDEAFSPGQPVSARAVARAISTGTDRVLLVSPHEPDVADFFDVPCETVEGAPRLAEPLPDDLDDPVFVAPDEGAIAIAERARDAYGAGDADYFEKERDYDTGEVEISPGNADVGGRDVVLVDDIVATGSTMSEAIDALHGREVGRAFVVCVHPLLVGNARTKLERAGLAGIWGTDTVERDVSAVSVAPLLAELV, from the coding sequence ATGATACTCCCGGGCTCGCACTCCCAGTCGCTCTCGGCGCGGCTGGCGGCGGCGACCGACCACGACCTCGCGAGGGTGACCTACGACCAGTTCCCGGACGGCGAGCGCTGTACGGCGCTGATGGAGGCCGACGCGGACGCGCTGGCGGGCGAGCACGCGGTCGTCGTCGCGTCGACGCTCACAAGCGACGCCCACCTCGAACTGCTCCAACTCCAGGACGCCGCCCGCGAGGCCGGCGCGACCGAGGTGACCACGGTACTCCCGTACATGGGGTACGGCCGGCAGGACGAGGCGTTCTCCCCGGGCCAGCCCGTCTCGGCCCGCGCGGTCGCCCGCGCGATCTCCACCGGTACCGACCGCGTGCTGCTCGTCTCCCCCCACGAGCCGGACGTGGCCGACTTCTTCGACGTGCCCTGCGAGACCGTCGAGGGGGCGCCGCGGCTGGCCGAACCGCTGCCCGACGACCTCGACGACCCGGTGTTCGTCGCGCCCGACGAGGGAGCGATCGCGATCGCCGAGCGGGCTCGGGACGCCTACGGCGCCGGCGACGCGGACTACTTCGAGAAGGAGCGGGACTACGACACCGGTGAGGTCGAAATCTCGCCCGGGAACGCCGACGTGGGCGGCCGGGACGTGGTGCTCGTCGACGACATCGTCGCCACGGGGTCGACGATGAGCGAGGCGATCGACGCGCTCCACGGTCGCGAGGTGGGGCGGGCGTTCGTCGTCTGTGTTCACCCGCTGCTGGTCGGCAACGCACGGACGAAGCTCGAACGGGCCGGGCTGGCCGGCATCTGGGGCACGGACACGGTCGAGCGCGACGTGTCGGCGGTGTCGGTCGCGCCGTTGCTCGCCGAACTGGTCTGA
- a CDS encoding HVO_0234 family beta-propeller protein, with translation MPTIREKRVYDEAAVPTPVFVAAEQGLVVAQLSDDAVGEFSLAHRCTAQDVAVGPDGTLALATDESLLLAPDADPERFHETGFGPATGVSLVDGPERSVAAVDDSGGIARFPLPPGEFEASIADADWLDLGSVDDPRALDGRLVAAADGVHRLTVSGVDHAGLDDARDVAARGAPLAATGEGLYELGNGWMLAREGEYEAVATDGEQAHAVAVDETVVGRSTDGGEWTELDVPTDGWITDFTYTAEAVVAATGSGSILANAGEGWRSRAIGVTGVRSIAAGPQSTE, from the coding sequence ATGCCCACCATCAGAGAGAAACGGGTGTACGACGAGGCGGCCGTCCCGACGCCCGTGTTCGTCGCCGCCGAACAGGGGCTGGTGGTCGCCCAGCTCTCGGACGACGCCGTCGGCGAGTTCTCGCTGGCCCACCGCTGTACCGCGCAGGACGTCGCGGTCGGTCCGGACGGAACGCTCGCGCTCGCGACCGACGAGTCGCTGCTGCTTGCGCCCGACGCCGACCCGGAGCGGTTCCACGAGACGGGGTTCGGACCCGCGACGGGCGTCTCGCTCGTCGACGGCCCCGAGCGGTCTGTCGCCGCCGTCGACGATTCGGGTGGGATCGCGCGGTTCCCGCTCCCGCCCGGCGAGTTCGAGGCGTCGATCGCGGACGCCGACTGGCTCGACCTCGGGAGCGTCGACGACCCCCGTGCTCTCGACGGCCGGCTCGTCGCCGCCGCCGACGGTGTGCATCGCCTCACTGTGTCCGGCGTCGACCACGCCGGCCTCGACGACGCGCGCGACGTTGCTGCCCGCGGCGCGCCGCTGGCGGCGACGGGTGAGGGGCTGTACGAACTCGGCAACGGCTGGATGCTCGCCCGCGAAGGGGAGTACGAGGCGGTCGCGACCGACGGCGAGCAGGCCCACGCCGTCGCTGTTGACGAGACCGTCGTCGGCCGCTCGACCGACGGCGGCGAGTGGACCGAACTCGACGTGCCGACTGACGGCTGGATCACGGACTTCACCTACACCGCCGAGGCCGTCGTCGCCGCCACGGGATCGGGCTCGATACTCGCGAACGCCGGCGAGGGCTGGCGGTCGCGCGCGATCGGCGTCACCGGGGTTCGCTCGATCGCGGCCGGGCCGCAGTCCACCGAGTAG
- a CDS encoding DUF7344 domain-containing protein: MVSITANGAESERAELSEDDVFEMLSNRRRRFVIHALKHAEGPVEISELSTDVTAWELGVEPTRVTYDDRRNVYSTLKRTHLPKLAEKNVVAIDDEAHLVEPTPALEDLDVYVEVLDSREIPWSLYYVGLAGVAAALLLAVVTGTPIFAALDSVRVGVFVTTVFGVSSVVHYVVGRRTRLGSTEKPPELRERE; encoded by the coding sequence ATGGTGTCCATCACCGCAAACGGGGCGGAGTCGGAGCGGGCGGAGCTATCCGAGGACGACGTCTTCGAGATGCTCTCGAACCGCCGTCGGCGCTTCGTCATCCACGCCCTTAAGCACGCGGAGGGGCCGGTGGAGATCTCGGAGCTCTCCACCGACGTCACCGCGTGGGAGCTCGGCGTCGAACCGACCCGAGTCACCTACGACGACCGGCGGAACGTGTACAGCACGCTCAAACGAACTCACCTGCCGAAGTTAGCGGAGAAGAACGTCGTGGCGATCGACGACGAGGCCCATCTCGTCGAGCCGACGCCCGCGCTGGAGGATCTCGACGTCTACGTCGAAGTCCTCGACAGTCGGGAGATCCCTTGGAGCCTCTACTACGTTGGGCTCGCGGGCGTCGCCGCGGCGCTGCTGCTCGCCGTCGTCACCGGGACGCCCATCTTCGCCGCGCTCGATTCGGTTCGCGTCGGGGTGTTCGTCACGACCGTGTTCGGTGTGTCGTCGGTCGTGCATTACGTCGTTGGCCGGCGTACCCGTCTCGGGAGCACGGAGAAACCGCCCGAACTACGCGAACGGGAGTGA
- a CDS encoding type I 3-dehydroquinate dehydratase — protein MFDSFTRVAATADLADERAARGVADLVEFRMDLAADPFEQLAAYDGELPLLVTNRPAWEGGEADGSDAAAEAARLDALADVLGNDAVAAVDIELAALRRSERAVAVADEAESRGVSVVVSVHDFERTPSERAMGSLLSAAAAAGDVGKLAVTATDREDALALLSATHAADAAGERVATMAMGEAGRHTRAVAPLYGSKIGYAPVHAADATAPGQYDLETLAALVSGLQSE, from the coding sequence GTGTTCGACTCGTTCACCCGCGTCGCCGCCACGGCCGACCTCGCCGACGAGCGGGCGGCCCGCGGCGTCGCCGACCTGGTGGAGTTCCGGATGGACCTCGCGGCCGACCCCTTCGAGCAGCTGGCGGCCTACGACGGCGAGCTCCCGCTACTGGTGACGAACCGTCCTGCGTGGGAGGGCGGCGAGGCCGACGGCAGCGACGCGGCGGCGGAGGCTGCCCGCCTCGACGCGCTCGCCGACGTGCTGGGCAACGACGCCGTCGCGGCGGTCGATATCGAACTGGCCGCACTCCGACGGTCCGAGCGCGCCGTGGCGGTCGCCGACGAAGCAGAGTCCCGCGGCGTCAGTGTGGTCGTCTCGGTCCACGACTTCGAGCGGACCCCCTCGGAGCGGGCGATGGGCTCGCTGCTCTCGGCGGCCGCGGCCGCCGGTGACGTGGGCAAGCTCGCGGTGACAGCGACGGATCGGGAGGACGCGCTGGCGCTGCTGTCGGCGACCCACGCCGCCGACGCCGCGGGCGAACGTGTGGCGACGATGGCGATGGGCGAGGCCGGCCGGCACACCCGCGCCGTCGCGCCGCTGTACGGCTCGAAGATCGGCTACGCGCCCGTTCACGCCGCGGACGCTACCGCACCCGGGCAGTACGATCTGGAGACGCTGGCGGCGCTGGTCAGCGGGCTCCAGTCGGAGTAG
- a CDS encoding cobalamin-binding protein: MRLVSLAPSATATLVAMGAADELVGVTHHCDLSDAAVAPERVGGWLNTDLDAVAALDPDLVLTSDPLQRDTRDDLRERGLEVYHAEPETLDDAVDGFAALGRAVDHAAAGERLAADARERLRRVREAVADEPRPTVYCEEWADPPMAAGNWVPEAVDAAGGAYPFADPGERSGEVSREEVAAADPEYVILHPCGKGDRADPDEFRERDWGLDAEIHVVDDSLLNQPSPNLLAGVERLAGILHGIDEPAD, encoded by the coding sequence ATGCGACTCGTCTCGCTGGCCCCGAGCGCGACCGCGACGCTCGTCGCGATGGGCGCCGCCGACGAACTGGTCGGCGTCACGCACCACTGCGACCTCTCGGACGCGGCCGTGGCGCCGGAGCGCGTCGGCGGCTGGCTCAACACGGATCTCGACGCCGTCGCGGCGCTCGACCCCGATCTCGTGCTCACCAGCGACCCCCTCCAGCGTGACACCCGCGACGACCTCCGCGAGCGCGGACTCGAGGTTTACCACGCCGAACCGGAGACGCTCGACGACGCCGTCGACGGCTTCGCTGCGCTGGGTCGCGCGGTGGACCACGCCGCGGCGGGCGAACGGCTCGCGGCCGACGCGCGCGAGCGCCTCCGACGCGTCCGCGAGGCCGTCGCCGACGAGCCGCGGCCCACCGTCTACTGCGAGGAGTGGGCCGACCCGCCGATGGCCGCGGGGAACTGGGTGCCGGAGGCGGTCGACGCGGCCGGCGGCGCGTACCCCTTCGCCGACCCGGGCGAGCGCTCCGGGGAGGTGAGCCGAGAGGAGGTCGCCGCGGCCGACCCCGAGTACGTGATTCTCCACCCCTGCGGGAAAGGGGACCGCGCGGATCCGGACGAGTTCCGCGAGCGGGACTGGGGGCTCGACGCCGAGATCCACGTCGTCGACGACTCGCTGCTGAACCAGCCGAGCCCGAACCTGCTCGCCGGGGTCGAGCGACTGGCCGGGATCTTGCACGGGATCGACGAGCCGGCTGACTGA
- the yjjX gene encoding inosine/xanthosine triphosphatase, with the protein MRLAVGSGNPVKRRAVEQAIEGTLEGSTVEAVSVDSGVSEQPRGREETVAGAKNRARNALAAGEYDLGVGLEGGVAEVPETEGLFLIMWVAVTDGEQVGLGSGPAFRLPASIGDRVAAGEELGPVMDDVLGEDDVAEKQGAAGALSAGVVDRDDALAAGVAAAMGPFVTDRY; encoded by the coding sequence ATGCGACTCGCCGTCGGCAGCGGGAACCCGGTGAAGCGGCGCGCAGTCGAACAGGCTATCGAGGGGACGCTCGAGGGTTCGACGGTCGAGGCAGTCTCCGTCGACTCCGGGGTGAGCGAGCAGCCCCGCGGCCGCGAGGAAACCGTCGCTGGGGCGAAGAACCGCGCCCGGAACGCGCTCGCGGCGGGCGAGTACGATCTCGGCGTCGGGCTGGAGGGCGGCGTCGCCGAGGTGCCCGAGACCGAGGGGCTGTTCCTGATCATGTGGGTCGCGGTGACCGACGGCGAGCAGGTGGGGCTCGGTTCGGGGCCGGCGTTCCGCCTGCCGGCGTCGATCGGCGACCGCGTGGCCGCGGGCGAGGAGCTCGGTCCAGTGATGGACGACGTGCTCGGGGAGGACGACGTGGCGGAGAAGCAGGGCGCCGCGGGGGCGTTGTCGGCGGGCGTGGTGGATCGCGACGACGCGCTGGCCGCGGGGGTGGCGGCGGCGATGGGGCCGTTCGTGACGGATCGGTACTGA
- a CDS encoding flippase-like domain-containing protein: MNDPADGSDAAERAAGADGAAPPEPTRVEVSVVLPAYNEADTIEGTVRTTVDTLEAFLDPGTFEVIVAEDGCEDDTPTIADRLADEIPGVRHFHSDERLGRGGALERAFDAAHGGTLVYFDTDLATDMKHLEELVNTVRHGEADVATGSRWMPDNVADRPAKRGIPSRGYNAATRLFLRTGLRDHQCGFKAISREAFDAVHDDVEDRHWFWDTELLVRAQRAGFEVREFPVDWEPKGDSKVDLVRDVFGMGSQILRTWWQLSVQPRVNKWVTLGASALLVLFAFLLSTLYIDYGTVLDRISDADPTLIAVAAVVYALSWPLRGLRYRDILAELGYTEKLGFLTGAVFISQTGNLVFPARLGDGVRAYVVKARRGIPYPSGFASLAAERVFDLLTITVLAGLVLLGYAATGDLARVAESVTGASQSGQIAVLVAVGIAVVAIAAVAGIVLSARSDRNRIRGLVERFSSDSYADYVAGALERFVGDVQQVGGDPKAFTRVGATSLVIWTLDVITAVFVLAAFGTGLETATLVTICFFAVSVGNLAKVLPLSPGGVGLYEAAFTLLVAGLTPVTASVALGAAIVDHFLKNVVTMIGGGVSMLALNVSLTTAVEEAEEMEEVESVDSA; this comes from the coding sequence ATGAACGACCCCGCCGACGGGAGCGACGCCGCCGAGCGGGCGGCGGGGGCCGACGGCGCGGCGCCGCCCGAGCCGACACGGGTCGAGGTGAGCGTCGTGCTCCCGGCGTACAACGAGGCGGACACGATCGAGGGGACGGTTCGGACCACCGTCGACACGCTCGAAGCGTTCCTCGACCCCGGAACGTTCGAGGTGATCGTCGCCGAGGACGGCTGCGAGGACGACACGCCCACGATCGCCGACCGTCTCGCCGACGAGATCCCCGGAGTCAGACACTTCCACAGCGACGAGCGGCTCGGCCGCGGCGGCGCGCTGGAGCGCGCGTTCGACGCCGCCCACGGCGGGACGCTGGTGTACTTCGACACCGACCTCGCGACGGACATGAAGCATCTCGAAGAGCTGGTGAACACCGTCAGGCACGGCGAGGCAGATGTGGCGACGGGCTCGCGCTGGATGCCCGACAACGTCGCCGACCGGCCCGCGAAGCGCGGCATCCCCTCGCGGGGGTACAACGCCGCGACGCGGCTGTTCCTCCGGACCGGCCTGCGGGACCACCAGTGCGGCTTCAAGGCGATCTCCCGCGAGGCGTTCGACGCGGTTCACGACGACGTGGAGGACCGCCACTGGTTCTGGGACACGGAGTTGCTCGTGCGCGCCCAGCGCGCCGGGTTCGAGGTGCGGGAGTTCCCGGTCGACTGGGAGCCCAAGGGTGACTCGAAAGTCGACCTCGTGCGGGACGTGTTCGGGATGGGGAGCCAGATCCTCCGGACGTGGTGGCAGCTCTCGGTCCAGCCGCGGGTGAACAAGTGGGTGACGCTTGGCGCCAGCGCGCTGCTGGTGCTGTTCGCGTTCCTGCTCTCGACGCTGTACATCGACTACGGGACGGTGCTGGACCGCATCTCCGACGCCGACCCGACGCTGATCGCGGTCGCGGCGGTCGTGTACGCGCTCTCCTGGCCCCTCCGGGGGCTCAGGTACCGCGACATCCTCGCGGAGCTGGGGTATACGGAGAAACTGGGCTTTCTCACGGGTGCGGTGTTCATCTCCCAGACGGGGAACCTCGTGTTCCCGGCCCGCCTCGGCGACGGTGTGCGGGCGTACGTCGTGAAGGCCCGCCGGGGCATCCCCTACCCCTCGGGCTTTGCGTCACTGGCGGCCGAACGCGTGTTCGACCTGCTCACGATCACCGTCCTCGCGGGGCTGGTGCTGCTGGGCTACGCAGCGACGGGCGATCTGGCCCGCGTCGCCGAGTCGGTGACGGGGGCGTCACAGAGCGGGCAGATCGCGGTGCTCGTCGCGGTCGGCATCGCCGTGGTCGCGATCGCCGCCGTCGCGGGGATCGTGCTCTCGGCGCGCTCGGACCGCAACCGTATCCGGGGCCTCGTCGAGCGGTTCTCCTCGGACTCCTACGCGGACTACGTCGCGGGCGCGCTGGAGCGGTTCGTCGGCGACGTCCAGCAGGTCGGCGGCGACCCGAAGGCGTTCACCCGTGTCGGCGCGACGAGTCTGGTGATCTGGACGCTCGACGTGATCACCGCGGTGTTCGTGCTCGCGGCGTTCGGGACGGGACTGGAGACAGCGACGCTGGTGACGATCTGTTTCTTCGCGGTGTCGGTCGGCAACCTCGCGAAGGTGCTGCCGCTGAGTCCCGGCGGCGTCGGGCTGTACGAGGCCGCCTTTACCCTGCTCGTCGCGGGGCTGACGCCGGTGACGGCGTCGGTCGCGCTCGGTGCGGCGATCGTGGATCACTTCCTGAAGAACGTGGTGACGATGATCGGCGGCGGCGTGTCGATGCTCGCGCTGAACGTGTCGCTGACGACCGCGGTGGAGGAGGCCGAGGAGATGGAGGAGGTCGAGTCGGTGGACTCGGCTTGA
- a CDS encoding DUF7123 family protein: MSQAGVAATAELSEKQTRILNHLRSAAGERTYFKSRLVAEELDMTAKEVGANMRALLAADHGLEIEKWGYSSGTTWKVTRAE, from the coding sequence ATGAGCCAAGCAGGCGTGGCGGCGACCGCGGAGCTCTCGGAGAAGCAGACCCGCATCCTGAACCACCTGCGATCGGCGGCCGGCGAGCGGACGTACTTCAAGTCACGGCTGGTCGCCGAGGAGTTGGACATGACCGCCAAGGAGGTCGGCGCCAACATGCGCGCGCTGCTCGCGGCGGACCACGGCCTCGAGATCGAGAAGTGGGGCTACTCTTCGGGCACGACGTGGAAGGTCACGCGGGCGGAGTAG
- a CDS encoding DUF7577 domain-containing protein has translation MPDTAVLWLLLVIPIAIQVPLLWFMMSRIEIDEAPDQAGSEIWGGEDEDGAAYRRRLSESGPAAAREAAAEGGTRRCSHCGTENDPAYRYCRGCARQL, from the coding sequence ATGCCCGACACAGCCGTACTCTGGCTGTTGTTGGTGATCCCCATCGCGATACAAGTGCCGCTGCTGTGGTTCATGATGTCCCGGATAGAGATCGACGAGGCGCCGGATCAGGCCGGCTCCGAGATCTGGGGCGGCGAGGACGAGGACGGCGCGGCGTACCGGCGGCGGCTCTCCGAGAGCGGCCCCGCCGCCGCCCGAGAGGCCGCCGCCGAGGGCGGGACCAGACGCTGCAGCCACTGCGGGACCGAAAACGATCCCGCCTACCGCTACTGTCGTGGCTGTGCGCGGCAGCTCTGA